A genomic stretch from Chitinophaga lutea includes:
- the gldA gene encoding gliding motility-associated ABC transporter ATP-binding subunit GldA codes for MSIIVSQITKLYGQQKAVDGISFELQKGGIVGFLGPNGAGKSTTMKIITGYLPPSEGQASVCGFDVAKQPMEVRKRVGYLPEANPLYPDMYVKEFLGFMAGMHQLGRNSEARIREMIGLTGLEREQHKKIGALSKGYKQRVGLAQALLHNPEVLILDEPTSGLDPNQLAEIRALIKQLGRDKTVMLSTHIMQEVEALCSRVIIINKGRIIADDAISALQQGNSAYIQVQFSDAVPAGELEQLPGVSRVAAAEGHVFRLYTADPETVRKNLLQFSLNNNRNILSLHSNSQSLEEVFRELTN; via the coding sequence ATGTCAATCATCGTATCGCAGATTACCAAGCTGTACGGGCAGCAGAAAGCAGTAGACGGCATCTCGTTCGAGTTGCAGAAGGGCGGTATTGTCGGCTTTCTGGGGCCCAATGGTGCCGGTAAATCCACTACCATGAAGATTATCACCGGTTACCTGCCCCCCAGCGAGGGCCAGGCCAGCGTCTGCGGGTTTGATGTGGCCAAACAGCCCATGGAAGTGCGCAAGCGGGTAGGGTACCTCCCTGAGGCCAATCCACTGTATCCCGACATGTATGTGAAGGAATTTCTGGGGTTCATGGCCGGGATGCACCAGCTGGGCCGCAACAGCGAGGCGCGTATCCGGGAAATGATCGGCCTCACCGGCCTGGAGCGGGAGCAGCACAAAAAAATCGGTGCCCTGTCCAAAGGCTACAAACAAAGGGTGGGCCTGGCGCAGGCGCTGCTGCACAACCCCGAGGTGCTCATCCTCGATGAGCCCACCTCCGGCCTGGATCCCAACCAGCTGGCAGAGATCAGGGCCCTGATCAAGCAGCTGGGCCGGGATAAGACCGTGATGCTGTCTACCCACATCATGCAGGAGGTAGAAGCCCTCTGCAGCCGGGTGATCATCATTAACAAAGGCAGGATCATCGCCGACGACGCCATCAGCGCCCTCCAGCAGGGCAACAGCGCCTACATCCAGGTGCAGTTCAGCGATGCCGTACCGGCCGGCGAACTGGAGCAGCTCCCCGGCGTAAGCCGCGTGGCGGCCGCCGAAGGGCACGTTTTCCGGCTTTATACCGCTGATCCTGAAACAGTCCGGAAAAACCTGCTTCAATTCTCTTTGAATAATAACCGGAACATCCTTTCTTTGCACAGCAATTCGCAGTCGCTCGAGGAGGTGTTCAGGGAGCTGACAAATTAG
- the eno gene encoding phosphopyruvate hydratase, which translates to MSIISEIHARQILDSRGNPTVEVDVTTEDGHVGRAAVPSGASTGKHEAVELRDGDKGVYMGKGVIKAVKNVNEVIADELIGWDISDQAGIDKLLIELDGTENKGKLGANATLAVSMAVAKAAAEAFGLPLFRYLGGVNATTLPIPLMNIVNGGAHADNKIDFQEFMIVPVGADTFSEGLRWGVEIFHHLKSVLKKKGYSTNVGDEGGFAPEIQSNEEAIETVLQAIEAAGYKAGSQIGIALDAASSEMYNDADNTYKFYKSSQKIISSDEMVAYWAEWCKKYPILSIEDGMAEDDWNGWKKLTETVGGSVQLVGDDLFVTNVKRLKQGIDQQIANSILVKVNQIGTVTETINAVSMAHKAGYTSIMSHRSGETEDTTIADLAVALNCGQIKTGSASRTDRMAKYNQLLRIEELLDSSAFYPKNSIKFGKK; encoded by the coding sequence ATGAGTATCATTTCAGAGATCCATGCCAGACAGATTTTAGACAGCCGTGGTAATCCTACGGTAGAAGTAGACGTAACCACAGAAGACGGTCACGTTGGCCGCGCTGCAGTGCCCTCCGGCGCCTCCACAGGCAAGCACGAGGCTGTTGAGCTGCGCGATGGCGACAAAGGCGTGTACATGGGGAAAGGCGTGATCAAAGCGGTGAAAAACGTGAATGAAGTGATTGCCGACGAACTGATTGGCTGGGACATCAGCGACCAGGCCGGCATCGACAAACTGCTCATCGAACTGGACGGTACTGAAAATAAAGGCAAACTGGGCGCCAACGCCACCCTGGCGGTGAGCATGGCCGTGGCCAAAGCCGCTGCAGAAGCATTCGGCCTGCCCCTGTTCCGCTACCTCGGCGGCGTAAATGCCACCACCCTCCCTATTCCTTTGATGAACATCGTGAACGGCGGTGCGCATGCCGATAACAAAATCGACTTCCAGGAGTTCATGATCGTTCCCGTAGGCGCAGATACCTTCTCCGAAGGCCTCCGCTGGGGCGTGGAAATTTTCCACCACCTGAAAAGCGTACTGAAGAAAAAAGGCTATAGCACCAACGTAGGCGACGAAGGCGGTTTCGCTCCTGAAATCCAGAGCAACGAAGAAGCCATCGAAACCGTACTGCAGGCCATCGAAGCAGCAGGCTACAAAGCCGGCTCCCAGATCGGCATCGCCCTGGATGCCGCCAGTAGCGAAATGTACAACGACGCGGACAACACCTACAAGTTCTACAAAAGCTCCCAGAAGATCATCAGCAGCGATGAAATGGTGGCTTACTGGGCCGAATGGTGCAAAAAATATCCCATCCTCTCCATCGAAGACGGTATGGCCGAAGACGACTGGAACGGCTGGAAAAAACTCACCGAAACAGTTGGCGGCAGCGTGCAACTGGTAGGCGACGACCTGTTCGTGACCAACGTAAAACGCCTGAAACAGGGTATCGACCAGCAGATTGCCAACAGCATCCTGGTAAAAGTAAACCAGATCGGCACCGTGACCGAAACCATCAACGCCGTGAGCATGGCCCACAAAGCCGGCTACACCTCCATCATGAGCCACCGTTCGGGCGAAACGGAAGACACTACCATCGCCGACCTCGCCGTTGCCCTGAACTGCGGCCAGATCAAAACTGGTTCCGCCAGCCGTACCGACCGTATGGCCAAGTACAACCAGTTGCTCCGGATCGAAGAACTGTTGGACAGCAGCGCTTTTTATCCGAAAAATTCAATTAAATTTGGTAAAAAATAA
- the nth gene encoding endonuclease III, whose translation MTKKERFAFVIDYFEHHAPNAETELIYDNPYQLLVAVILSAQCTDKRVNMTTPAIFAQYPDVEALSRATFDDLFPLIKSISYPNNKTKHLIGMARMVMEDFHGEIPSTVPELVKLPGVGRKTANVITSVVYQQPNMAVDTHVFRVSARLGLTTNAKTPLQTEQQLLQYIPEEKVHIAHHWLILHGRYICLARSPKCGECGLRPVCKYYKTLVKTGM comes from the coding sequence ATGACGAAAAAAGAACGGTTCGCTTTCGTAATCGATTATTTTGAGCACCATGCCCCCAATGCAGAGACAGAGCTTATCTACGACAATCCGTATCAGCTGCTGGTAGCCGTTATACTGTCTGCACAATGCACAGACAAACGGGTGAACATGACCACTCCCGCTATTTTCGCGCAGTACCCCGATGTGGAGGCCCTGAGCCGCGCCACCTTCGATGATCTTTTCCCGCTGATCAAAAGCATCAGCTATCCCAACAACAAAACCAAACACCTCATCGGCATGGCCCGGATGGTGATGGAAGATTTCCATGGCGAAATACCGTCCACCGTTCCCGAACTGGTCAAGCTGCCCGGCGTGGGCCGCAAAACAGCCAACGTGATCACCAGCGTGGTGTACCAGCAGCCTAACATGGCGGTAGACACGCATGTGTTCAGGGTATCCGCCCGGCTGGGGCTCACCACCAACGCCAAAACCCCGCTGCAAACGGAGCAGCAGCTCCTCCAATATATTCCCGAAGAAAAGGTGCACATCGCCCACCACTGGCTCATCCTGCATGGTCGCTACATCTGCCTGGCGCGAAGCCCCAAGTGCGGGGAATGCGGCTTGCGGCCGGTTTGCAAATACTATAAAACGCTGGTTAAGACGGGCATGTAA
- a CDS encoding FtsB family cell division protein, with protein METKKRFTLPSYLRNKYIICGALFLGWLVFLDRHNFFSQYQLYSEVNQLESQKTFYKQEIDRARQDQFELLSSPEKLEKFAREQYRMKKDDEDLFIVPLPAQKK; from the coding sequence ATGGAAACGAAGAAGCGCTTTACTCTCCCCTCTTACCTCCGCAACAAATACATCATTTGCGGAGCGCTTTTTTTGGGCTGGCTCGTTTTTTTAGACCGGCACAATTTCTTCTCCCAGTACCAGCTCTATTCCGAAGTTAACCAGCTGGAATCGCAAAAGACCTTTTACAAACAAGAAATCGACCGCGCCCGGCAAGACCAGTTCGAACTGCTTTCCAGCCCCGAAAAACTGGAAAAATTCGCCCGGGAACAATACCGGATGAAAAAGGACGACGAAGACCTGTTCATCGTGCCCCTGCCTGCTCAAAAGAAATAA